The Xiphophorus maculatus strain JP 163 A chromosome 5, X_maculatus-5.0-male, whole genome shotgun sequence nucleotide sequence CCTCCAGCCGCTCGTGGCACAGAGTGCAGCACAGCGGCGCGCCACCGGGCGCCGCAGAGGAGTCTGAGAGGCTCTGCAGCGGCGGGGGGTCCATGCCGCTGGATCCAGGGGGAGCAGACCCTTCCCTTTGAGGTGGTCTCCTCTGGGAAGAGGAGGAAGGCGACGCGGGGCTGCTGCTGTTCAGCCGGGCAGCCGCCGCGGCGTCTTTGAGCGAGCCGGAGCTTCCTGCGTTGTCGGTGGCGTGGATGAGCGCCGCCATCGGTGACCGGACACTCTGTGCAGTGGCAGCTTCAGTAGAGTGGGGtgatgcagcagctgaaaagcTTGTCAGAGAAGATGAGGGCCATGGTTGACCCTCGCTGCTGTTCATCTTGGCGGCGCTGCCCTCACCCTCTGGCTCTGGGGaggcttttctttttgcaggCCGAGTTTGCTTCCCTCGGTCTAGAAAAGAAGATTCAAATGATTAAAGGTGATCGATTGTGCTTCCTTGGACAAGCCAGGATAGCTCTATGCAatatacaaaacatattcatcatatttgtttttgcataagATCATTagaatgagattttagtctacTCAGTTCTGCCTGGTTTGAGCTTCTTTCAGGATGAGCTGTTTTATGGCctactgtcactttaaatccaaataagctgctgctggccacgcccccaactcaactcTACACTCACAAGTGAAAAAGTCTGTAAATGGCAGAAGttgagcctcctgcacaaccaacaggaACACAGCAAATGGTTTCTGGGTGGTAagtgaacaacaaaacacttgacCTTTTCaacatacagcagtaaaaccaacTTACCAAACCTGATGGAGCTCCGCTTGAGTTGCTAGGCGATAGCGTAGTGCCCCAAATATGAGTTACCAATCTGGAgatttttgaaacggctcattttccagacaccaaaaaacattaacttattgccaaagaACAGCTGGGTGCTTTTACTAAGAGCttgtgctgtttttagaagcagttgagacccaaatggaagcataaaaacCAGCATAATGTGAATTTTGAATAATAGGTCGCCTTTAATAATCACAACACAGGTAACAGATTTCATGCAGTtacaccaactcaaatttaagactttgtaAGATCTTTTATGACCGTGATAATTGTCAAAAttgatataatttatttttcagaggaCAAAAGGTGGGACTTTTTTGTGGCTCTTGGCAGCAGCTTTGTGCTTCTGACacagctagctagttagctagctggCAAGTATTAGCAGCTTGTTACCTCAGCTTGTtacaaaattgcattttgtaTAGCAGGATAAAGCTGTTGGTTTTATGGGGCTGCATCCCGTTTATTCTTGAATTTTAATCCAGACCACAGATCTAAcatttttatatgcatttttttttttttgagaatgaCGACTATTAAAATAGCCTCGACAGTTTCAGCGTAGATGAactgaaagattttaaattccttaaaataaaaaaaaaggcaagattaaaagaaatttgtaagTATactatgtaaaaatgtttgattgttgtgtttcaTGTTGCATAGTTGCAACATGAAGctatgacttttattttgtttaagcTCACTTTGTTGACAAACACATGCCAGCGTGGaaaggctgaaaaaaaatattcgtAATCAATCgataactgaaataatcgtcaattattaagttatcgattaatcgttaaccagagtatacagactcaaaacaaGGACGTTTGCTTTAAGAACATATTCGGTGCGCTAATTACgctaaaactgtacaaaaaagaattaaaaatgcCTGTAAATACGTTTTATTCCAAACTCCTCGAGCATAAAAGCAACTGCTACCTGTTTTTGAAGAAGTGGCGCCAGCCTCGTACGCCATGATCCGCTGCATGGCGGCGTGGTCCTTGGTAAACCGTCCGTCCTGCAGCGCCATCAGGTCCCTCACCGTTTTGCCTTTGCCTCCCCACTCCTTGTGGCTTTCTGACATGTCCGACATGCTGTCCGGCCTCTGTTTGTCCTTTAGCTCCTCGTGGCGCTTCCCGTGATCTACGGGACCCGAAACGACCAGACTCATCTGACCCGGACGGCCGTTAAGCGGGTGAACAGCGGAAATGCCGCCGTTAACCAAAGGCACCAGAATGGGAGGAACTGAGCTAGTCCTGCGGGAGTTGGGGAGCTCCGGTGGATCGTCGGGTTTTGGATATCCGTTCGGGATGGGGAAGCCGTTCGTCTGCCTGCCCGCCGGGTACTCCACACCTAAGCGGGGTGGCCTCTCAGACACCGGGTATCGGTCTAGAGTTTGCGGCGGACGGGAGCCCGGGTCAGAGGCGTGGTGGGACTTCCCCGGGCCGGCAGAGCGGCCCTCCGGGAAGCCATGCACCCGTTTCAGCTGTCTTGTAGCCTCTATAACAAACTCGATTCGGTCGGCGCCCTCGTAATTGACACATCCCCGGCACACTGCCTCGGTAAAATCCCAGATGATGGCCCAAGGCATGCGGGGTAAATCGCACAAATAGCAGGACTGTCTCCTGGAAGCAGCGACCGCCGCGGAAGACATGTTGTAAAAGCCCCGGAGACAACGCAGAACTATCCAAAATGTCCGTCTGTTTGCTTCTCGCCGCTGGGAGACACAACTAAGCAGCTGTGAGATTCAGAGTCATCAAAGAGCAGCAATGAAATACTCCCTTCCGTATACCTTCGGGGCCATTGTTGCGGTGTCTGCTGCGCCTCCAAAGCGCGGCTCCACGCTTACTACTCCGCTCCAGCTCCGAAGTAGAAACGTGACGTCAGCACGATCCTCCGCTAAcaccttcttttcttcttctgtttactCGTTTCTTCGACGACATGTCAGGCGCATGCGCAGTGTTGTCATCAATTGGTACGCCTCATTTTATTCTTCGGCGAGCAAATCGAGGAAGGAGGAAACTCTTTTCCATCTGTCCAGCCACTGCGGCATGCCACGGAAGCCCCCTTTCAGATCCATCAGTGGGAGCTGCGAACCCATTCACTTTGACCATAACATCGATGTGTTACTTTGGTGTAGAAAGTAAGGGATAACGTCAAAGGATCGACATAATATGGTGCGTTCCAGGCTGAGTGTGTAAACACTCATAGTTTATATCTCAGTGTTGCACATTTTGTTGATAGAGACTAATGAGCTGataaaaacagatgaagttGAGAAATAATCTCGGGCTTTGTCGTCCATTTCGGAGGAAATCTCCTCTCACTCCGCCTCTTTAGTACTCACTCCCGATTAATCTACCGGTGAACTGTTAAGGAATACACCCATTGTTAAGGAGAACATTCAGCATCCCCTCCCCCACGCGAA carries:
- the LOC102233953 gene encoding interferon regulatory factor 2-binding protein 2-B-like encodes the protein MSSAAVAASRRQSCYLCDLPRMPWAIIWDFTEAVCRGCVNYEGADRIEFVIEATRQLKRVHGFPEGRSAGPGKSHHASDPGSRPPQTLDRYPVSERPPRLGVEYPAGRQTNGFPIPNGYPKPDDPPELPNSRRTSSVPPILVPLVNGGISAVHPLNGRPGQMSLVVSGPVDHGKRHEELKDKQRPDSMSDMSESHKEWGGKGKTVRDLMALQDGRFTKDHAAMQRIMAYEAGATSSKTDRGKQTRPAKRKASPEPEGEGSAAKMNSSEGQPWPSSSLTSFSAAASPHSTEAATAQSVRSPMAALIHATDNAGSSGSLKDAAAAARLNSSSPASPSSSSQRRPPQREGSAPPGSSGMDPPPLQSLSDSSAAPGGAPLCCTLCHERLEDTHFVQCPSVPAHKFCFPCSCDSIRQQGATGEVYCPSGERCPLIGSNVPWAFMQGEITTILAADIRVKKERDP